From Lepisosteus oculatus isolate fLepOcu1 chromosome 8, fLepOcu1.hap2, whole genome shotgun sequence, one genomic window encodes:
- the tbc1d8b gene encoding TBC1 domain family member 8B isoform X2, translating into MWLKPEEVLLKNALKLWVTEKSNDYFILQRRRGYGEGGGGLTGLLVGTLDTVLDSTAKVAPFRILHQTPDSQVYWSIACGATREEIVKHWKWLEQNVMRTLSVFDSSEDITSFVQGKIRGLIAEEGKSSLVKEEDPEKFREALLRFEKWFGLPEKEKLVTYYSCSYWRGRVPCQGWLYLSTNFLSFYSFLLGSEVKFIISWDEIWKLEKTSNVILTESIHVFARGEDHYFSMFLHLNETFLLMEQLADYAIKRLFDKETFEGDPALSDPLQVTKRGLETRARNEQFRAFFRLPREENLLEVHESFLWVPFSHFNTLGKICVSENYLCFASQDGSQCYVIIPVREVVGVEKSDSANKALTVCVRGKRAVRFSEVRDFERLAYIIRMRCGTAASPQHSGTREQITEACQSLIEHFEDNPEEVALMVGQKGTSKTVSTEALMTVFHPQDAENLDPKMLKEKMKEQSWNIHFAEYGRGMSMFRTKKTRDLIVRGVPEALRGELWLLFSGAVNDMATHPGYYTELVEKSMGTCTLATDEIERDLHRSLPEHPAFQSDTGISALRRVLTAYAYRNPKIGYCQAMNILTSVLLLYAKEEEAFWLLVAVCERMLPDYFNRRIIGALVDQAVFEELIRERLSQLTEHMTDMTFFSSVSLSWFLTLFISVLPIESAVNVVDCFFYDGIKAILQLGLAVLDYNMDRLLTCRDDAEAVTVLNKFFDNVANKDSPLPATVLQQAPVGSDGNKSHPRVDITDLIKDSYEKYGGIRSEEVESMRRRNKLYVIQTLEDTTKQNVLRVVSQEVKFSSTELEDLYNLFKRQHFLSCYWTMNSPILLHHDPSLPYLEQYQLSHHQFRALFLLLSPWAHCANLDALTLWTFRLLDENQDGLINFKEFCCALDVTYSGTFTEKLKFLFKIHLPPVSLPDASEDGVIRKSPERGKGKVDLQAYLKQWQDELLKKEESIKDLPRINQAQFIQFSKTMYNLFHGDPEEESLYRAIARVTSLLLKMEEVGRRLQGSGTLTQAAPVQSDTVQPESKALPPSESSPGSPSMPSTAEGGLQPEEMEWSFSFEQILPSLLNEPVIVRFFEKPAGIQAKLEHAKTAQLRAQNKK; encoded by the exons ATGTGGCTAAAACCTGAAGAAGTGCTGTTGAAGAATGCCCTAAAGCTCTGGGTCACTGAGAAGTCAAATGATTATTTCATCTTGCAGAGAAGGCGAGGATATGGAGAGGGAGGAGGTGGCTTAACAG gtctCCTTGTGGGAACACTAGACACGGTCCTGGACTCCACAGCTAAAGTTGCACCATTCCGTATACTCCACCAGACGCCCGACTCCCAGGTTTACTGGTCAATAGCATGTG GTGCCACCAGAGAGGAGATTGTCAAACACTGGAAGTGGCTGGAGCAGAATGTCATGAGGACGCTCTCGGTCTTTGATTCCAGCGAAGACATCACCAGCTTCGTCCAGGGAAAAATAAGA GGCTTGATAGCAGAGGAAGGAAAAAGCTCTCTTGTGAAAGAAGAAGATCCTGAGAAGTTCCGGGAGGCTCTGCTGCGTTTCGAGAAGTGGTTTGGCCTGCCGGAAAAAGAGAAGCTTGTTACCTATTATTCCTGCAGCTACTGGAGGGGGAGGGTGCCCTGTCAGGGCTGGCTCTATCTCAGCACCAACTTCCTCAGTTTCTACTCCTTTCTGCTTGGATCTGAGG TGAAGTTCATTATTTCATGGGATGAAATATGGAAACTGGAGAAGACCTCCAATGTGATCCTGACTGAGAGTATTCATGTGTTTGCACGGGGGGAAGACCATTACTTCTCTATGTTCCTGCACCTCAATGAGACCTTCCTGCTGATGGAGCAGCTGGCCGATTATGCCATCAAGAGACTGTTTGACAAGGAAACCTTCGAAGGAGATCCTGCTCTTAGTGACCCTCTTCAGGTCACAAAGAG AGGTTTGGAGACGCGGGCCCGGAACGAGCAGTTCAGGGCTTTTTTCCGGCTGCCGCGAGAGGAGAACCTGCTGGAGGTCCACGAGAGCTTCCTGTGGGTTCCCTTTAGCCACTTCAACACCCTGGGCAAGATCTGCGTCTCCGAGAACTATCTCTGCTTTGCAAGCCAGGACGGCAGCCAGTGCTACGTCATCATCCCCGTGCGAGAG GTTGTTGGAGTGGAGAAGTCGGACAGTGCGAACAAAGCATTGACTGTGTGTGTCAGGGGGAAAAGAGCTGTCCGCTTCTCAGAGGTCAGGGATTTTGAGCGCCTTGCCTATATAATCCGGATGAGGTGTGGGACAGCAGCCAGCCCCCAGCACAGCGGCACAAGAGAG CAGATCACTGAGGCCTGTCAGAGTCTCATTGAGCATTTTGAGGACAATCCTGAGGAGGTAGCTCTGATGGTGGGACAGAAAGGCACAAGCAAGACCGTTAGCACGGAGGCCCTGATGACGGTCTTCCATCCGCAAGATGCAGAAAACCTGGATCCCAAAATG CTTAAAGAGAAGATGAAGGAGCAGTCGTGGAACATTCACTTTGCAGAGTATGGTCGGGGAATGAGCATGTTCCGCACGAAGAAGACCCGTGACCTCATTGTCCGTGGTGTTCCCGAAGCCTTACGAGGAGAGCTGTGGCTGCTATTTTCAG GTGCTGTCAATGATATGGCCACTCACCCTGGTTACTACACTGAGCTGGTAGAGAAGTCTATGGGCACGTGCACCTTGGCCACCGATGAGATCGAGAGGGACCTGCACCGCTCTCTCCCTGAGCACCCCGCCTTTCAGAGCGACACGGGGATCTCCGCCCTGCGCAGGGTGCTCACGGCCTACGCCTACAGGAACCCCAAAATTGGATACTGTCAG GCGATGAACATTCTCACATCAGTCCTGCTCCTGTATGCAAAAGAAGAGGAGGCCTTTTGGCTGCTGGTGGCAGTATGTGAGAGGATGCTGCCAGACTATTTCAACCGGAGAATCATCG GAGCCTTAGTGGATCAGGCTGTGTTTGAGGAGTTGATCAGGGAGCGCCTGTCCCAGCTGACTGAACACATGACAGACATGACCTTCTTCTCGTCTGTGTCGCTGTCCTGGTTCCTGACTCTGTTCATCAGCGTGCTACCCATCGAGAGCGCCGTGAATGTAGTGGACTGCTTCTTCTACGATGGCATCAAGGCCATCTTGCAGCTGGGGCTGGCTGTGCTGGACTACAACATGGACCGGCTGCTCACCTGCCGTGATGATGCTGAGGCTGTCACTGTTCTCAACAA GTTCTTTGACAATGTTGCCAACAAGGACAGCCCTTTGCCAGCTACTGTGCTGCAACAGGCTCCTGTAGGGAGCGATGGGAATAAGTCTCATCCCAGAGTGGATATCACTGACCTTATCAAAGACTCCTATGAG AAATATGGTGGCATTCGATCTGAGGAAGTGGAGAGCATGAGGAGAAGAAACAAACTGTATGTGATCCAGACTTTAGAagacacaacaaaacaaaatgtt TTAAGAGTTGTGTCTCAGGAGGTGAAGTTTAGTTCAACTGAACTGGAAGACCTTTACAATCTTTTCAAG AGGCAGCATTTCCTGAGTTGTTACTGGACGATGAACAGCCCCATCCTCCTGCACCATGACCCCAGCCTGCCATATCTCGAGCAGTACCAGCTGAGTCACCACCAGTTCCGTGCCCTCTTCCTCCTTCTGAGTCCCTGGGCCCATTGTGCCAACCTGGATGCCCTTACTCTCTGGACGTTCCGCCTCCTAGATGAAAATCAAGATGGCCTTATCAACTTCAAAGAATTCTGCTGTGCCCTGG ATGTTACATACAGCGGAACATTTACGGAAAAACTGAAATTCCTTTTCAAGATACATTTACCACCAG TGTCTTTACCAGATGCTTCTGAAGATGGAGTCATCAGGAAAAGCCCAGAAAGAG GGAAAGGTAAAGTCGATCTTCAGGCTTACCTTAAACAATGGCAGGATGAGCTcctcaaaaaagaagaaagcattAAGGATTTGCCAAGAATAAACCAG GCCCAGTTCATCCAGTTCTCCAAGACGATGTACAACCTTTTCCATGGGGACCCAGAGGAGGAGTCCCTGTACCGGGCAATCGCTCGAGTCACAAGCCTCTTACTGAAGATGGAGGAAGTCGGAAGAAGGCTGCAAGGGTCTGGCACTCTTACCCAGGCTGCCCCAGTGCAGTCGGACACCGTGCAGCCAGAGAGCAAGGCCCTGCCGCCATCTGAGAGCTCCCCAGGCAGCCCCAGCATGCCAAGCACAGCAGAGGGTGGGTTACAGCCAGAAGAGATGGAGTGGTCTTTCTCCTTCGAGCAGATCCTTCCTTCCCTTCTCAATGAGCCTGTGATCGTCCGTTTCTTCGAAAAACCCGCAGGCATCCAGGCAAAACTGGAGCACGCCAAGACTGCTCAGCTCCGAGCTCAAAACAAGAAGTGA
- the tbc1d8b gene encoding TBC1 domain family member 8B isoform X1 translates to MWLKPEEVLLKNALKLWVTEKSNDYFILQRRRGYGEGGGGLTGLLVGTLDTVLDSTAKVAPFRILHQTPDSQVYWSIACGATREEIVKHWKWLEQNVMRTLSVFDSSEDITSFVQGKIRGLIAEEGKSSLVKEEDPEKFREALLRFEKWFGLPEKEKLVTYYSCSYWRGRVPCQGWLYLSTNFLSFYSFLLGSEVKFIISWDEIWKLEKTSNVILTESIHVFARGEDHYFSMFLHLNETFLLMEQLADYAIKRLFDKETFEGDPALSDPLQVTKRGLETRARNEQFRAFFRLPREENLLEVHESFLWVPFSHFNTLGKICVSENYLCFASQDGSQCYVIIPVREVVGVEKSDSANKALTVCVRGKRAVRFSEVRDFERLAYIIRMRCGTAASPQHSGTREQITEACQSLIEHFEDNPEEVALMVGQKGTSKTVSTEALMTVFHPQDAENLDPKMLKEKMKEQSWNIHFAEYGRGMSMFRTKKTRDLIVRGVPEALRGELWLLFSGAVNDMATHPGYYTELVEKSMGTCTLATDEIERDLHRSLPEHPAFQSDTGISALRRVLTAYAYRNPKIGYCQAMNILTSVLLLYAKEEEAFWLLVAVCERMLPDYFNRRIIGALVDQAVFEELIRERLSQLTEHMTDMTFFSSVSLSWFLTLFISVLPIESAVNVVDCFFYDGIKAILQLGLAVLDYNMDRLLTCRDDAEAVTVLNKFFDNVANKDSPLPATVLQQAPVGSDGNKSHPRVDITDLIKDSYEKYGGIRSEEVESMRRRNKLYVIQTLEDTTKQNVLRVVSQEVKFSSTELEDLYNLFKRQHFLSCYWTMNSPILLHHDPSLPYLEQYQLSHHQFRALFLLLSPWAHCANLDALTLWTFRLLDENQDGLINFKEFCCALDVTYSGTFTEKLKFLFKIHLPPAFTEIETESPVFSKGNSFSKEDLSHLSRLNVSLPDASEDGVIRKSPERGKGKVDLQAYLKQWQDELLKKEESIKDLPRINQAQFIQFSKTMYNLFHGDPEEESLYRAIARVTSLLLKMEEVGRRLQGSGTLTQAAPVQSDTVQPESKALPPSESSPGSPSMPSTAEGGLQPEEMEWSFSFEQILPSLLNEPVIVRFFEKPAGIQAKLEHAKTAQLRAQNKK, encoded by the exons ATGTGGCTAAAACCTGAAGAAGTGCTGTTGAAGAATGCCCTAAAGCTCTGGGTCACTGAGAAGTCAAATGATTATTTCATCTTGCAGAGAAGGCGAGGATATGGAGAGGGAGGAGGTGGCTTAACAG gtctCCTTGTGGGAACACTAGACACGGTCCTGGACTCCACAGCTAAAGTTGCACCATTCCGTATACTCCACCAGACGCCCGACTCCCAGGTTTACTGGTCAATAGCATGTG GTGCCACCAGAGAGGAGATTGTCAAACACTGGAAGTGGCTGGAGCAGAATGTCATGAGGACGCTCTCGGTCTTTGATTCCAGCGAAGACATCACCAGCTTCGTCCAGGGAAAAATAAGA GGCTTGATAGCAGAGGAAGGAAAAAGCTCTCTTGTGAAAGAAGAAGATCCTGAGAAGTTCCGGGAGGCTCTGCTGCGTTTCGAGAAGTGGTTTGGCCTGCCGGAAAAAGAGAAGCTTGTTACCTATTATTCCTGCAGCTACTGGAGGGGGAGGGTGCCCTGTCAGGGCTGGCTCTATCTCAGCACCAACTTCCTCAGTTTCTACTCCTTTCTGCTTGGATCTGAGG TGAAGTTCATTATTTCATGGGATGAAATATGGAAACTGGAGAAGACCTCCAATGTGATCCTGACTGAGAGTATTCATGTGTTTGCACGGGGGGAAGACCATTACTTCTCTATGTTCCTGCACCTCAATGAGACCTTCCTGCTGATGGAGCAGCTGGCCGATTATGCCATCAAGAGACTGTTTGACAAGGAAACCTTCGAAGGAGATCCTGCTCTTAGTGACCCTCTTCAGGTCACAAAGAG AGGTTTGGAGACGCGGGCCCGGAACGAGCAGTTCAGGGCTTTTTTCCGGCTGCCGCGAGAGGAGAACCTGCTGGAGGTCCACGAGAGCTTCCTGTGGGTTCCCTTTAGCCACTTCAACACCCTGGGCAAGATCTGCGTCTCCGAGAACTATCTCTGCTTTGCAAGCCAGGACGGCAGCCAGTGCTACGTCATCATCCCCGTGCGAGAG GTTGTTGGAGTGGAGAAGTCGGACAGTGCGAACAAAGCATTGACTGTGTGTGTCAGGGGGAAAAGAGCTGTCCGCTTCTCAGAGGTCAGGGATTTTGAGCGCCTTGCCTATATAATCCGGATGAGGTGTGGGACAGCAGCCAGCCCCCAGCACAGCGGCACAAGAGAG CAGATCACTGAGGCCTGTCAGAGTCTCATTGAGCATTTTGAGGACAATCCTGAGGAGGTAGCTCTGATGGTGGGACAGAAAGGCACAAGCAAGACCGTTAGCACGGAGGCCCTGATGACGGTCTTCCATCCGCAAGATGCAGAAAACCTGGATCCCAAAATG CTTAAAGAGAAGATGAAGGAGCAGTCGTGGAACATTCACTTTGCAGAGTATGGTCGGGGAATGAGCATGTTCCGCACGAAGAAGACCCGTGACCTCATTGTCCGTGGTGTTCCCGAAGCCTTACGAGGAGAGCTGTGGCTGCTATTTTCAG GTGCTGTCAATGATATGGCCACTCACCCTGGTTACTACACTGAGCTGGTAGAGAAGTCTATGGGCACGTGCACCTTGGCCACCGATGAGATCGAGAGGGACCTGCACCGCTCTCTCCCTGAGCACCCCGCCTTTCAGAGCGACACGGGGATCTCCGCCCTGCGCAGGGTGCTCACGGCCTACGCCTACAGGAACCCCAAAATTGGATACTGTCAG GCGATGAACATTCTCACATCAGTCCTGCTCCTGTATGCAAAAGAAGAGGAGGCCTTTTGGCTGCTGGTGGCAGTATGTGAGAGGATGCTGCCAGACTATTTCAACCGGAGAATCATCG GAGCCTTAGTGGATCAGGCTGTGTTTGAGGAGTTGATCAGGGAGCGCCTGTCCCAGCTGACTGAACACATGACAGACATGACCTTCTTCTCGTCTGTGTCGCTGTCCTGGTTCCTGACTCTGTTCATCAGCGTGCTACCCATCGAGAGCGCCGTGAATGTAGTGGACTGCTTCTTCTACGATGGCATCAAGGCCATCTTGCAGCTGGGGCTGGCTGTGCTGGACTACAACATGGACCGGCTGCTCACCTGCCGTGATGATGCTGAGGCTGTCACTGTTCTCAACAA GTTCTTTGACAATGTTGCCAACAAGGACAGCCCTTTGCCAGCTACTGTGCTGCAACAGGCTCCTGTAGGGAGCGATGGGAATAAGTCTCATCCCAGAGTGGATATCACTGACCTTATCAAAGACTCCTATGAG AAATATGGTGGCATTCGATCTGAGGAAGTGGAGAGCATGAGGAGAAGAAACAAACTGTATGTGATCCAGACTTTAGAagacacaacaaaacaaaatgtt TTAAGAGTTGTGTCTCAGGAGGTGAAGTTTAGTTCAACTGAACTGGAAGACCTTTACAATCTTTTCAAG AGGCAGCATTTCCTGAGTTGTTACTGGACGATGAACAGCCCCATCCTCCTGCACCATGACCCCAGCCTGCCATATCTCGAGCAGTACCAGCTGAGTCACCACCAGTTCCGTGCCCTCTTCCTCCTTCTGAGTCCCTGGGCCCATTGTGCCAACCTGGATGCCCTTACTCTCTGGACGTTCCGCCTCCTAGATGAAAATCAAGATGGCCTTATCAACTTCAAAGAATTCTGCTGTGCCCTGG ATGTTACATACAGCGGAACATTTACGGAAAAACTGAAATTCCTTTTCAAGATACATTTACCACCAG CATTTACAGAGATAGAAACAGAGAGTCCTGTGTTCTCAAAAGGCAacagcttttctaaagaagatctgTCACACTTGAGTCGCCTGAATG TGTCTTTACCAGATGCTTCTGAAGATGGAGTCATCAGGAAAAGCCCAGAAAGAG GGAAAGGTAAAGTCGATCTTCAGGCTTACCTTAAACAATGGCAGGATGAGCTcctcaaaaaagaagaaagcattAAGGATTTGCCAAGAATAAACCAG GCCCAGTTCATCCAGTTCTCCAAGACGATGTACAACCTTTTCCATGGGGACCCAGAGGAGGAGTCCCTGTACCGGGCAATCGCTCGAGTCACAAGCCTCTTACTGAAGATGGAGGAAGTCGGAAGAAGGCTGCAAGGGTCTGGCACTCTTACCCAGGCTGCCCCAGTGCAGTCGGACACCGTGCAGCCAGAGAGCAAGGCCCTGCCGCCATCTGAGAGCTCCCCAGGCAGCCCCAGCATGCCAAGCACAGCAGAGGGTGGGTTACAGCCAGAAGAGATGGAGTGGTCTTTCTCCTTCGAGCAGATCCTTCCTTCCCTTCTCAATGAGCCTGTGATCGTCCGTTTCTTCGAAAAACCCGCAGGCATCCAGGCAAAACTGGAGCACGCCAAGACTGCTCAGCTCCGAGCTCAAAACAAGAAGTGA
- the tbc1d8b gene encoding TBC1 domain family member 8B isoform X3 codes for MWLKPEEVLLKNALKLWVTEKSNDYFILQRRRGYGEGGGGLTGLLVGTLDTVLDSTAKVAPFRILHQTPDSQVYWSIACGATREEIVKHWKWLEQNVMRTLSVFDSSEDITSFVQGKIRGLIAEEGKSSLVKEEDPEKFREALLRFEKWFGLPEKEKLVTYYSCSYWRGRVPCQGWLYLSTNFLSFYSFLLGSEVKFIISWDEIWKLEKTSNVILTESIHVFARGEDHYFSMFLHLNETFLLMEQLADYAIKRLFDKETFEGDPALSDPLQVTKRGLETRARNEQFRAFFRLPREENLLEVHESFLWVPFSHFNTLGKICVSENYLCFASQDGSQCYVIIPVREVVGVEKSDSANKALTVCVRGKRAVRFSEVRDFERLAYIIRMRCGTAASPQHSGTREQITEACQSLIEHFEDNPEEVALMVGQKGTSKTVSTEALMTVFHPQDAENLDPKMLKEKMKEQSWNIHFAEYGRGMSMFRTKKTRDLIVRGVPEALRGELWLLFSGAVNDMATHPGYYTELVEKSMGTCTLATDEIERDLHRSLPEHPAFQSDTGISALRRVLTAYAYRNPKIGYCQAMNILTSVLLLYAKEEEAFWLLVAVCERMLPDYFNRRIIGALVDQAVFEELIRERLSQLTEHMTDMTFFSSVSLSWFLTLFISVLPIESAVNVVDCFFYDGIKAILQLGLAVLDYNMDRLLTCRDDAEAVTVLNKFFDNVANKDSPLPATVLQQAPVGSDGNKSHPRVDITDLIKDSYEKYGGIRSEEVESMRRRNKLYVIQTLEDTTKQNVLRVVSQEVKFSSTELEDLYNLFKRQHFLSCYWTMNSPILLHHDPSLPYLEQYQLSHHQFRALFLLLSPWAHCANLDALTLWTFRLLDENQDGLINFKEFCCALDVTYSGTFTEKLKFLFKIHLPPAFTEIETESPVFSKGNSFSKEDLSHLSRLNVSLPDASEDGVIRKSPERGKGKVDLQAYLKQWQDELLKKEESIKDLPRINQE; via the exons ATGTGGCTAAAACCTGAAGAAGTGCTGTTGAAGAATGCCCTAAAGCTCTGGGTCACTGAGAAGTCAAATGATTATTTCATCTTGCAGAGAAGGCGAGGATATGGAGAGGGAGGAGGTGGCTTAACAG gtctCCTTGTGGGAACACTAGACACGGTCCTGGACTCCACAGCTAAAGTTGCACCATTCCGTATACTCCACCAGACGCCCGACTCCCAGGTTTACTGGTCAATAGCATGTG GTGCCACCAGAGAGGAGATTGTCAAACACTGGAAGTGGCTGGAGCAGAATGTCATGAGGACGCTCTCGGTCTTTGATTCCAGCGAAGACATCACCAGCTTCGTCCAGGGAAAAATAAGA GGCTTGATAGCAGAGGAAGGAAAAAGCTCTCTTGTGAAAGAAGAAGATCCTGAGAAGTTCCGGGAGGCTCTGCTGCGTTTCGAGAAGTGGTTTGGCCTGCCGGAAAAAGAGAAGCTTGTTACCTATTATTCCTGCAGCTACTGGAGGGGGAGGGTGCCCTGTCAGGGCTGGCTCTATCTCAGCACCAACTTCCTCAGTTTCTACTCCTTTCTGCTTGGATCTGAGG TGAAGTTCATTATTTCATGGGATGAAATATGGAAACTGGAGAAGACCTCCAATGTGATCCTGACTGAGAGTATTCATGTGTTTGCACGGGGGGAAGACCATTACTTCTCTATGTTCCTGCACCTCAATGAGACCTTCCTGCTGATGGAGCAGCTGGCCGATTATGCCATCAAGAGACTGTTTGACAAGGAAACCTTCGAAGGAGATCCTGCTCTTAGTGACCCTCTTCAGGTCACAAAGAG AGGTTTGGAGACGCGGGCCCGGAACGAGCAGTTCAGGGCTTTTTTCCGGCTGCCGCGAGAGGAGAACCTGCTGGAGGTCCACGAGAGCTTCCTGTGGGTTCCCTTTAGCCACTTCAACACCCTGGGCAAGATCTGCGTCTCCGAGAACTATCTCTGCTTTGCAAGCCAGGACGGCAGCCAGTGCTACGTCATCATCCCCGTGCGAGAG GTTGTTGGAGTGGAGAAGTCGGACAGTGCGAACAAAGCATTGACTGTGTGTGTCAGGGGGAAAAGAGCTGTCCGCTTCTCAGAGGTCAGGGATTTTGAGCGCCTTGCCTATATAATCCGGATGAGGTGTGGGACAGCAGCCAGCCCCCAGCACAGCGGCACAAGAGAG CAGATCACTGAGGCCTGTCAGAGTCTCATTGAGCATTTTGAGGACAATCCTGAGGAGGTAGCTCTGATGGTGGGACAGAAAGGCACAAGCAAGACCGTTAGCACGGAGGCCCTGATGACGGTCTTCCATCCGCAAGATGCAGAAAACCTGGATCCCAAAATG CTTAAAGAGAAGATGAAGGAGCAGTCGTGGAACATTCACTTTGCAGAGTATGGTCGGGGAATGAGCATGTTCCGCACGAAGAAGACCCGTGACCTCATTGTCCGTGGTGTTCCCGAAGCCTTACGAGGAGAGCTGTGGCTGCTATTTTCAG GTGCTGTCAATGATATGGCCACTCACCCTGGTTACTACACTGAGCTGGTAGAGAAGTCTATGGGCACGTGCACCTTGGCCACCGATGAGATCGAGAGGGACCTGCACCGCTCTCTCCCTGAGCACCCCGCCTTTCAGAGCGACACGGGGATCTCCGCCCTGCGCAGGGTGCTCACGGCCTACGCCTACAGGAACCCCAAAATTGGATACTGTCAG GCGATGAACATTCTCACATCAGTCCTGCTCCTGTATGCAAAAGAAGAGGAGGCCTTTTGGCTGCTGGTGGCAGTATGTGAGAGGATGCTGCCAGACTATTTCAACCGGAGAATCATCG GAGCCTTAGTGGATCAGGCTGTGTTTGAGGAGTTGATCAGGGAGCGCCTGTCCCAGCTGACTGAACACATGACAGACATGACCTTCTTCTCGTCTGTGTCGCTGTCCTGGTTCCTGACTCTGTTCATCAGCGTGCTACCCATCGAGAGCGCCGTGAATGTAGTGGACTGCTTCTTCTACGATGGCATCAAGGCCATCTTGCAGCTGGGGCTGGCTGTGCTGGACTACAACATGGACCGGCTGCTCACCTGCCGTGATGATGCTGAGGCTGTCACTGTTCTCAACAA GTTCTTTGACAATGTTGCCAACAAGGACAGCCCTTTGCCAGCTACTGTGCTGCAACAGGCTCCTGTAGGGAGCGATGGGAATAAGTCTCATCCCAGAGTGGATATCACTGACCTTATCAAAGACTCCTATGAG AAATATGGTGGCATTCGATCTGAGGAAGTGGAGAGCATGAGGAGAAGAAACAAACTGTATGTGATCCAGACTTTAGAagacacaacaaaacaaaatgtt TTAAGAGTTGTGTCTCAGGAGGTGAAGTTTAGTTCAACTGAACTGGAAGACCTTTACAATCTTTTCAAG AGGCAGCATTTCCTGAGTTGTTACTGGACGATGAACAGCCCCATCCTCCTGCACCATGACCCCAGCCTGCCATATCTCGAGCAGTACCAGCTGAGTCACCACCAGTTCCGTGCCCTCTTCCTCCTTCTGAGTCCCTGGGCCCATTGTGCCAACCTGGATGCCCTTACTCTCTGGACGTTCCGCCTCCTAGATGAAAATCAAGATGGCCTTATCAACTTCAAAGAATTCTGCTGTGCCCTGG ATGTTACATACAGCGGAACATTTACGGAAAAACTGAAATTCCTTTTCAAGATACATTTACCACCAG CATTTACAGAGATAGAAACAGAGAGTCCTGTGTTCTCAAAAGGCAacagcttttctaaagaagatctgTCACACTTGAGTCGCCTGAATG TGTCTTTACCAGATGCTTCTGAAGATGGAGTCATCAGGAAAAGCCCAGAAAGAG GGAAAGGTAAAGTCGATCTTCAGGCTTACCTTAAACAATGGCAGGATGAGCTcctcaaaaaagaagaaagcattAAGGATTTGCCAAGAATAAACCAG gaaTGA